From the Henckelia pumila isolate YLH828 unplaced genomic scaffold, ASM3356847v2 CTG_111:::fragment_3, whole genome shotgun sequence genome, one window contains:
- the LOC140870616 gene encoding uncharacterized protein encodes MLGTNTFFLCKKPGHFAKDCPQSKDPIRGRVFTMTHDQVDPDSAIVTGMIRIAGLPAFVLIDSGATHSFISVNFMMKLGVLPDESISKFCVSLPSGEELESSSVVRNCKVQMQSLVLCADFIVLKMVDFDAIFGMNWLSRHEAIIDCKWKTVSLKDQNGKPFAFRTTSKKSAPGMISAGTAWQLLSNECTGFLASLIGDLEVQRPKLVEVEVVKDFPEVFPDDVAGLPPVREVEFGIELMPETKPASKAPEEHRQHLATVLQILKEKQLYAKYISAKGIEVDPSKVEAVRIWAAPKNATEIRSFLGLAGYYRRFIQDFSKIALPLTSLTLKGVKFVWSEQCEKSFTELKERLISAPVLAIPEGTGRFVVYTDASKSGLGAVLMQEDKVIAGGLELVKDYNCDIRYHPGKANVVADALSRKSATLNQLTVQQELIAEFERMSLEVFEPMEVCTLAALTVVPSLLERIRVGQASDKQLTLWRNRDEAKGGTLYTVKDEIVHHRCRMWVPAVDSLRVEVMTEAHTVPYSIHPRSAKM; translated from the exons ATGCTTGGGACCAATACTTTCTTTCTTTGCAAGAAGCCAGGGCATTTCGCCAAGGATTGCCCGCAGTCAAAGGATCCTATCAGGGGAAGAGTGTTTACTATGACTCACGATCAGGTTGACCCAGATTCTGCAATTGTCACAGGTATGATCCGTATCGCTGGTTTACCTGCTTTCGTGTTGATTGATTCAGGAGCTACGCACTCTTTTATATCtgttaattttatgatgaaattgGGGGTCTTGCCGGATGAAtctatttcgaaattttgtgtGTCGTTACCCTCAGGAGAAGAACTGGAAAGTAGTAGTGTGGTAAGAAATTGCAAAGTTCAGATGCAGAGTCTAGTATTGTGTgcagattttattgttttgaaaatGGTGGATTTTGATGCAATTTTTGGGATGAACTGGCTATCCCGGCATGAGGCTATTATTGACTGCAAATGGAAAACTGTCTCATTGAAAGATCAGAACGGGAAACCGTTTGCGTTCCGCACAACCTCTAAGAAGAGCGCACCAGGTATGATTTCTGCAGGAACAGCCTGGCAATTATTGAGTAATGAGTGTACAGGCTTTCTTGCGAGTCTAATTGGTGATCTGGAGGTACAGCGACCGAAACTTGTGGAAGTGGAAGTAGTGAAGGACTTTCCAGAAGTTTTTCCCGATGATGTTGCGGGATTGCCTCCAGTCAGGGAAGTCGAATTTGGGATAGAATTGATGCCTGAAACTAAGCCAgcttctaaggcacc GGAGGAGCATCGTCAGCACTTGGCTACGGTgttgcaaattttgaaagaaaagcaactgtaTGCTAAGTaca tTTCAGCTAAGGGGATTGAGGTGGATCCGTCGAAGGTGGAAGCGGTTCGTATTTGGGCTGCCCCAAAGAATGCTACAGAAatacgaagtttcttgggtttagcaggctactacaggAGATTTATTCAAGACTTCTCCAAGATAGCCCTGCCACTGACTTCCTTAACTCTAAAAGGTGTGAAGTTTGTGTGGTCAGAACAATGTGAGAAGAGCTTTACAGAATTGAAGGAAAGACTGATTTCAGCGCCAGTGCTAGCAATTCCCGAAGGCACGGGTCGCTTTGTGGTTTATACCGATGCTTCTAAGAGTGGATTAGGAGCTGTGTTGATGCAGGAAGATAAAGTAATAGC aggcgGGCTGGAATTAGTGAAGGACTACAACTGTGACATTAGATACCATCCTGGTAAGGCTAATGTTgtagcagatgccttgagtcgcaagtctGCAACATTGAACCAATTAACAGTGCAGCAGGAGTTGATTGCTGAATTTGAACGTATGAGTTTGGAGGTTTTTGAACCAATGGAGGTATGCACTCTAGCAGCCTTAACAGTAGTACCTAGTTTGCTTGAGAGAATCAGAGTAGGCCAAGCTTCTGATAAACAGTTGACGTTGTGGAGGAACAGAGATGAAGCCAAGGGTGGTACATTGTACACTGTCAAAGATGAAATTGTTCATCACCGATGTAGAATGTGGGTGCCAGCAGTAGACTCATTGAGAGTGGAAGTGATGACTGAAGCCCATACTGTTCCATATTCCATTCATCCAAGAAGTGCaaaaat GTAA